GCAGCAGGAATCTCTGGGAGCTGATGGAACACTCGAATACAACTATACACCGAGCAAAAAGCTTGTACAGTAGTCAAGAACAACATAAGCAAAGCAGCCAACAAAGTTAAAATCTTCCAAGATGCAaacacatatttcttcaataACTTGGACAATTTCACCCTCCATGTTTGGTCATACATCTTATTCACATTTGCAACCACTGTATCCATGTAATCCACCTTTGTCAACTTCACAGATTTACTCATTCCGTTCCATAAATCAGCAACCTCTTTATCACTCTTCAAATAGTTGAACACTATATCTCTTTTACTCAAATACTTTGCGTCTTGTTCTGTGTCGATTATCCCATTCATTAACTCGGTGTAACGAGCCATCACCAATGGTCCCGTTGCAACACAAGCTTCGTGTGCTACCAGGTTTCTTAAATAAACCTTGGTGTTCCCATCCAGTTCCACCTTCGGGAGGTACAACGTACATGTTTTGACATCAAAACTAATGTTGGATATTCCACCTTCAACCGGTTTGAAACGGATTCCTGCTTTGGCCATATCTGTAACCGACGGGATCTTGATCTCTTCTATCTTTGGGGCTTTTGGCTCATCACTTTCATCCTTCGGTTTCTCCTGTCCTCTACCAAAAATGCTTTCCCATATTGGTTTCAGTAGAGAAACTAACGGTAATTTATTACACACAGCCATTGGCTTCCCCAACTTGAATTTCTTGATAACACCTACTTTCTTGATTACTTGCAATATGACATTCCAAACCTTTGAAACATCAGGGTTTTTTGCTAAAGATTCTTCTTTTTCATCTTGAACTTGCAAGTCGCTGGTTGGATCGTTCGGCATGTCGATCTCATGATAATTCTATCAGAGAGAATATACTTAGTTATTGATGAACAATTTATGTTTATAAGATTAATATAGAGCCTAGTAATCCTATACCACCCCAAGCTCAAACGACCATTCGACGAAAAATTCAAACGGCCGTTTAAAGATAGAGAGTTACGACGCAAACCCTAACCTTCATAAACGGCCGTTCGACGAATCATCAAACACCGttttaaaagttttaaaagaagaGGGGTTTATCGTGCAAGCGCAGATCTTCAAATGACCGTTTGGTACTAACTCAAACATGTGTTTTAAAACGGTGTGAGATTAGATTGTTAGTGGTGTGTATAAAGAAACCCTAATCCAACATCCTTTTTTGTTATGGGGGACGGAGCACCATTGGGTTCCTTCTTGTGTCATAACACCGCCGCCACCCATAAGGGTAAGCAAGGCGGGTATGTTTTGCCACAAAGACTACCCGTGAACATGGTGTGAATGTCGATGCACTTGTT
This is a stretch of genomic DNA from Helianthus annuus cultivar XRQ/B chromosome 16, HanXRQr2.0-SUNRISE, whole genome shotgun sequence. It encodes these proteins:
- the LOC110917897 gene encoding putative UPF0481 protein At3g02645, producing MHSSPSFVKYDFDETKWVEDIRKSVDEQDDEEKKNIVCIFTVPKVLQATDPKCYIPQQVALGPFHHLLPDVHNMQRNKEAAARRTRKYMNVTFENFVKKMKEDHEAEIRACYHTFLSMYGDTLVWMMVVDTAYLLDFLQVYLDKKEGVNKKDVTKDLSHMAILRDVVKVENQIPLFLLRKMLAYIKTGELKNSDDADEMLKTMLKELYRDLTPFVGEELRDHVPIEKCVHLLDFLYHMTVPEAEFYSNINPSTANYHEIDMPNDPTSDLQVQDEKEESLAKNPDVSKVWNVILQVIKKVGVIKKFKLGKPMAVCNKLPLVSLLKPIWESIFGRGQEKPKDESDEPKAPKIEEIKIPSVTDMAKAGIRFKPVEGGISNISFDVKTCTLYLPKVELDGNTKVYLRNLVAHEACVATGPLVMARYTELMNGIIDTEQDAKYLSKRDIVFNYLKSDKEVADLWNGMSKSVKLTKVDYMDTVVANVNKMYDQTWRVKLSKLLKKYVFASWKILTLLAALLMLFLTTVQAFCSVYSCIRVFHQLPEIPAAQGVE